In the Sedimentisphaera cyanobacteriorum genome, GATTTTTTCAAATCCCTCTCGGCAGCCTTTCTCATCTCTGTATCCTTCTGCAGACGCTCAATCATAAGATTGAACTCATGTCCGAGAAGATCAATCTCATCCTTGCCTTCTTCCTGCATCATTCGAACCAAAACACCGCTGTGTCGGATTTTAATAATATGGTCTATAAGGGTTTCCAGCCTTTGACCGATCGTTCTGTAAACAATGAAGAGAATGAGAAGCAGTGTAACAAGGCCGGTAACGATCTTGGTGAAAATATTTACCTTATTTGCAGTGCTGGCTCTTGCTGCTATCGAGGAAGGTACTTCTATCTTAAGTGCATACTTTTCAGAATTGCCCAAACCTTCCAAAGCTATATGGGCAATAAATTTTCCGCCTCCTTTTCTGCGAATGTCAAGCTCACCCTCCTCGTGTTCTTTGGAGAATGGTCCTTTGTTTTGAGGTACAATCTCAATCTTGTCGCCGGTTTTTGCTGATATACCGCTTGCAATCTTATCCCCGAAAAGCTCGCAAACTATAACCGTCCCAACCACTTTCCCTTCACTGATAACAGGGGCTGCTGAGATAAGAGTCATACCTTCAGATGTTTCTGTCAGTCCGTAGCGTCTTGTCTCAGGATTATTTAGATTGAGATTATTGTCTCTTATGAAATTTTCGGTAAACACCTCACGCCATTCTTCACTGCCGGAATTGTAAACCACCTCGGCATTTATATTGAGTATTACAACATTTTCAATGCTCGTAATTTCTTTAATATTTGATACGAAATCCTTATGTTCATTACCATCGCTTTTTATGAAGCTTGCGGCTGCTTGGAGTTTGCCCAGCTCTTGAGAAGTGCTGCGCAGGCGCTTCCTGTCGTTATCAATAGTGCCTGCATACCACATAAGGTATTTCTCAAGGTTTTGCCTGTCGCTTTTAACTTGAGTTGATTCTGAAACAACCTTGTGAATACCTATATCCACTATAACGTTTATGCCTATCATAAAGGCAACAACTAAAACTATTTTTGAGCCTATGGACATTAAAATCCTTAATCTTTAATTTGTCTTTAATAATCCGCTCGAATGATTATTGATTTTTCGTTCTCGATTGTCAATAAGACAATTGAAATAAATCAGATTATTTTGCAGTTTGCCCGCCTTCGGGCGTATTTTTTTCTGGTATAGCAACTGAAAAGGCTATGAAAAAGACAGCAGAAAGAAAAATGCCGTAGGCGCTCGGGTCCAGACCGTATTTTGCGATCGGGGCGGGAAGCTTTAATATATTAGTAAGCATCAGAAGCGTAGGCACTCCGCCTGCAAGCATTCCCGCAAGCGCACCGGCCGAGCTGGATTTCTTCCAGAAGTATGCCCCGAGAGTTGGCACAAAGAGCCCCGATACCATAAATGAATATGCGTACAGGATGGCATTAAGCACCGTGCTGAACTGAGCAGCCAGTATTACTGCAAGAGTTCCGATTACAAATGTAGCAGCCATTGACAGCCTTACTGAGGTCTTGTGAGATTTTTTCCCAATAATATGCCTTTCCAGCAGGTCGTTTACGAAATTTCCTGATGAGGCCATCATGCAGCTGTCAGCTGTTGACATTATTGCAGAGAAATACGATGCGATTACTATGCCCGTTACCCCTATCGGCAGAACATCCCTTATAAGCATTGGCAGGGCGGCTTCGCTGTCTGCCTCAGGATATATAACCCTTGCGCACATTCCAAGAAAAACGCCGGTAAACGCCATCACCGGGTATTCAAGCAGACCTGCTGTAAACCACGCCTTTCTTGCTTGCTTTTCATCTTTGCAGGCATACATCCTTTGATAAAGTGTCATGCCAATAAGCCAGATGGGGATTATTGTTACCATCCAGTTTATGAATGTAGAAGCTTCTATATTAGTAAGCGTAAAGTATTCTTTAGGCAGAGTTTCTCTCAATGCTGAAAGCCCGCCGATTTCGAAGAGTGTAGCGGGTATAGTGATGAATATAAGCCCGCTGAGCAGTATCATCCATTGGATTGTGTCTGTATATATTACGGCTTTAAGGCCGCCGAAAACTGTGTAAACAACTGTTATTACCGCTATCACTAACAGAGAAAACAAAATCGGGTCCATCTCGAAGGGGTTTTTCTGGAGAATTGTTGTAGAGGCGAGCTTAGCACCGGCAAGCATCTGAGCTCCTGTAAAGCCGAGATAACCAATACCTGAGATTAATGCCGCTGCCAGAGCAACCTTGTCGCTGTATTTATAACGCAGAAAGTCTGGATATGTCAGATAGCCCTCTTTTTCATCAAGCTTCTTGATTTTGGGTATTATAAATACAGCAGTCAGCCATGCGCCTATAAGGCCGGTAAATAAAAGCCAGCTTCCAGAAAGTCCCATAGCAAAGCCAACGCCGCCCAGGCCTATTGAAAATCCTCCGCCCACGTCCGTGGCTACGATTGAAAAACCCACATGTGTTGCTTTGATAGACCTGCTGCCTACATAATAATCCTCAGAGCTTTTGTTTTTGAAGAAGTGATAAAAACCAACCCCTAAAACGCAAAGCATATAAATGCCGAATATCAGGTAGTCTATAATATTCATATATAGTCGGGCGCCTCCAATTGATTAAAGAAGAAAATATTCGAATACACAGATTTACCTCTTTTCCTCCAGCCGATTAATTCTAATGTAATAATAGTATTTGTCAAAATAACTGTTTTGGGTAGAATGCGCAAGGAACAATGAAAAAACTATTCAGTTATATTTTAGGGTGAAACTGCAAGTGTTTATTTTGCCCTTGAAAGGTACGGATTTGCCCGTTTGCCGTTTTTATCATAAAGATTATTTTGTTATTACAGCTAAAAAGAAAGAATATAAATGAAAGAACTTTTTTTATCAGGTCTTTTGTTTCTTTTAACGTTTAATCTATTCTGCCCGGAAGCATTTGCTCTTAAAAAAAGTAAGCTTCGTGAATGGGGTCAGGAAAGTATGTCAAAAATACAGAACGATTTCAGAATGCCAGACGGCCTTTACTGCAAAACGCTTTTAGACAGGACACCCGCGTATGCATGGGGACAGGGAATCGTATTCGGTGCTTTAGCGGCTGTGGCAAAAGTGGACAAGAGCTACCTCGCAGAAGCAGAAGCTCTGGCCGATTTAATACAAAGCAGATACTGGTGCAGCTCAGGCGGACTTTCCGCCTACAACGCCTCTGCTGGAGGCTGCGGGGACAGATACACAGACGATAATGCATGGATTGTTCTGGCAATGCTCGAGCTTTATGATATTACCGGTAAGGATATATATATTGAAAGATCTGCGCAAGCTATGGACTTTATTATGGAATTTGAAAACGGCCCTGATAATACCCCTTCTGGCGGCATTCGCTGGCACGAATCCAACACATGCGGAACAAGAACCTGTTCAACAGCTCCGGTCTGCCTTGCTAATTTAATCCTTTACAGCAATACTGGCGAAAACAGGTACCTTGAAAACGGGCTTCGAATATACGAGTGGGCGCGTGATTACGGTTTACAGTCTGATAGAGGCACGTTTTATGAAGGCGTGCATTGTGATGGGAGTTTGGATTATGTAAAGCTTGGATACGATACTGCGCCGTTTCTGCAGGCTGCCGTGGAGCTGTATGAGATTACCGGCGAACAGCAGTATCTCCGCCAAGCCCAGAATATGGCTTATGCCTTAGAAACAGAGATGATTAATGCACGAACCAACGTTCTGCATCAAACCGGAAAATGGGGCGGCCACGATATGACAAATGCCTTTGTTGATCTCTATGAGGCGGATAAAAATCAGAGATGGATAAATCTTGCCGCCGGATATATTAGATTTCTTCACGACAGCTGCATGGCCGATGGCCGCTATCCAGCAGACTGGGACAATGCAAGCGGGGAGGTTTCTGATGACCTGATAGACCAGGCATCTGCAGCAAGGGCATATTGGACACTCGCAAGGACTCAGGGCGGGGCAGCGCCTGAATATCCAATTCTGCTGTTTAATCACTGCAGCTATCAGGGCTGGTCTCTCGGCTTGGATTACGGCAGCTACACGCTTGAAGATTTGAATTTCCGGGGAGTGTTGAACAATTCCGTTTCCTCTTTTATGCTGGAAGATAACTGCAATGTAAGGCTCTATGATGCAGGCAATTTGAGCGGTGAGAGACTTACAAAAACACTCAGCGATAACTGCTTGAATTATGAGGGATGGGGCGATAAAACTTCCTCGCTGATAATTTCAAACAGCTGCTCTGCTGATTCTATTAACCCGCTGATAAAAACCGGAAACAGCGAATGGACGAATTCATCTGTCTGCTATGCGGAGGTTGGCGATTCAGTAAGCTTTCAGGCTCAAACTGATTCATTAAACTGCAGCTGGAAAGGCCCCAACGGATTTACATCTTCTGGAAATGTTATTAAATTCGAGCCTGCTTTGCTGTTGCATTCGGGTGTTTATACCACAGTCTGCACGAATTCTTGCGGAACTGTAAGCGAAAAGATGTTCAAACTGAATGTTTCCAATCCGGAAGGTTTCCCGCAGGAGCGTTCAAATCTGGCATTGAATAAGCCGGTTTCAGCTGACAGCAATATAAGCGGGGAATATCCAGCTCTGGCCGTGGACGGCTCTCTTCGTAATAACAGTAAATGGTGCGCAAGTTCAGGACGTATAGAGCCTCATTGGATCACTGTAGATCTGGGAGATTATTACGATGTTGACACATTTGTCGTTGCCCATGCCGCAGCAGGAGGCGAATATGAAGGCTGGAATACAAGCAATTTCTGCATTCAGGCAAGCCAAAACGGACAAGGCGGATGGGACGATATCCTCTGCATTGAAGGAAATTCCGGCAGCATAACCAGAGGAGTTTTAGAAGACCCGGAAAGGATTCGCTTCGTAAGGCTGAACATAACTTCTCCAACTCAGGGAGCAGATTCGGCAGTTCGAATTTATGAGTTTCAGATTTTCGAGGCCTTCGCTGAGCATTGTCTAAAATCAGACATAGCCGGCGATTCAAAAGACCCGGACTGTGTTGTTGACATACAGGATTACTCCTCGGTTTCGCAAAGTTGGGCAGAATTTCAAAACACCGGAATTGTTGAAAATTCATTGAGTGATTTTAACGGTGATTCAGCTTTAAGTATTGATGATTTGTTTATTTTCTCCGAGAGATGGCTAAGCTGCATAGGTTCAGGATGTTTGTAACAAGAGCAATTGGAGTGGATGCCGGCTTTTTTGAAAAAAATGCTTGTTTTTGATTTGTAAAACAATAAAATTTTTGTTTCGTTGTGCTGCAGTAATCGGAAGTTCTGCTCCGAGAGGATGCGGCAGGAATATAAAGGGCTTCCCGCCCGCAAGCAGAACTTATCTTGAAGGAGATTGAATTTATGGGAAATTACACAGAACCAAAAGTAAAGCTCAGCAGGGCTCTCGGGGTTCCGGTAGCGGAAACGCCCAAGCACGTTAGCCCGAAGAAGACCAACCGCCCGGGAGCGCACGGGTACAGAAGGCAGAAGCCTACCCTTTACGGAGTTCAGCTCAAAGAAAAGCAGAAAATCGCTTACTACTACAACATCAAGAACAACCAGCTTAGAAGGTATATGAAACTTGCAGAGTCTTCAAAGGATGCCTCAGACAAGGTTTTTCAGACACTTCTGGAAACAAGGCTGGATAATGTAGTTCGCAGGCTTCGCTGGGCAAGAACCATTTGGCAGGCAAGGCAGATGGTATCTCACGCTCATTTCAAACTCAACGGCCGAAGGGTGGATATCCCGTCTGTTAGAGTCAAACCCGGCGATGTGATTGAGGTGAAAGAACGAAGCAAAAAGTTTGTTCAGCAGGCTGCAGAAGAGGCCGGTTCGCTCGGACTCTCAGTTCCGGAATGGATTGCCTCAGATACTTCAAATATGAAGGCCTCCATCACAAGGCTGCCGGAATTTGATGAAGTTCGTCTTCCGTTTGATGTAGATTTCTCGAAGATTATCGAGTTTTACACGCTTTAGCCTTTCGGCTTAAAAAGACTTTCAAACAGCGGTGCAGGCTTGCATCGCTGTTTTTTTGTGGCTGATATTTCATCAAAACCGAAAATAGTTATTGCAAATTAGAAAGTAAAGTTTAGTATAAATACCTGTGTTTCTGAGAACAAAAAGTTAGGTTTATAAGCCGAGGGAGATATGTCAAGGGAGCCGAATTATTTTAACATAGGGCTTTTCTTATTAACAGCCCTGCTTCTGCTTGTAGTAGGGGTTGTTGTATTTGGCACAGGTGCTGTAGGTGCTAAGAAAATATATATGGAGTCTTATTTTGATGAGTCTATTCAGGGTTTAAGCGTAGGGTCGCCTCTTAAGTACAGAGGGGTGGAGATTGGCAGGGTTGAAAGCATAGATCTCGCCTCAAAAGTTTACAACAGCCAGCTAAAAGACAACCAAATCAATAAGTACGGAAAGTATGTTCGAGTTGTAACTGCGGTGGACCCGCAGAGTGCACCGGAAAGTTTAATAAAAAAAGATGACCTTTCAGAAACTAATCTTCGTGTCCGCGTTACTGCCCAAGGGATTACGGGAATATCCTTTCTTGATGTTGATTATTTTACTCCAGCAGAAGACTATCCCGTTTTGGAGTATTCATGGGAGCCGGAATATAAGTGCATACCTTCCACTGAAAGTATGATGAACAGCTTTCTGTCCAAGGCAGAGGACATAATGAAAGAGGTGTCGAAAGTTAAATTTGGCCAAATCTCCAGTGAGCTGAATGCCCTTCTATCTAAGACCAACAAAGCTGTTGATGATACGCGTATTGAAAAACTATCCGATAATTTCATAGCTTTGACAGACGATTTAACAAACACCTCAGAGACTGCGAGGAAACTTATTTCCGATTTGGATATATCTTTGAAAGAGGGACAGTTAAAGAGTCTTCAGGATTCTGCTATTGATACACTTGAAAAGATTCAGGATTCTGCAGGTGAGTTTGATAAAGGTATTGCTTCTTTCGATAAACTCTGCAATAATGCTAATGAACTTTTAGATATAGAAGACGTGGAAGCCGAAAATGTTACTGTTCCTGAGCTTCTCCAACAGCTCAGGGATACCCTTATACAGATAAGAACTATGGCCGCTTCAAATTCACGCAGCATCGAAAAACTCATTGATAACAGCAAGAGGCTTACGGATAAACTTAACGAAACTGCCGAAAAAATCAATCAGCAGCCTTCAACGGTAATTTTTTCTAATCCTCCAGAAAAGTCTGAGGTGCTTAAATGAGACAACTGATTATTATTCTTACTGCCGCTTTTATGTGCGGCTGTGCAAGCGAAACGATGAGCGTAAAAGATTTGTATTTGCTGGAGCCAGACCTGCCTGAAGAGAGTTTGGAGGCTCCTGAATTGCCAATAAATGTCGGGCATTTCTATACAGCAGATGCGTTTGACTACAAAAATTTTACTTACCGAAAAGCTGAAGGCGTTTATGAGATAGACCATTACAGGAAATTCATTTCCCCTAAGAACTCAATGGTACAAAGCCGCCTGAGTCAATGGCTTGATTCAATCGGATTCAATGTTCAGCCGGAAAACATCAAAAGCGAATATATTATCACCGGCATAATCAACGAATTCTATGCTGATTTTGAAAACAAGCCGAAACCTGAAGCGGTAATAGAGCTGAAGATATTTATATCTACAAGAAACGCCGATCCGATAAGCTCAAAAACATTCAAAGCTAGAAAATTGATTCGTGAAGCCGATGAGAAAAATACCATTGATTCCTGGGAGCAGTGTTTAGAGGAAATCTTTCCTGAAGCTGCCCAGTTTATCTCAAACGCAGTTAAGGCAAGGCTCGATGAGAATCAGTGAAATATTCTATTCGATCCAAGGTGAGGGGCGTCTTGCCGGCGTACCGTCCTTATTTATCCGTACAGCGGGCTGCCCACTGAACTGCCCATGGTGCGATACTGATTATGCAAAATCATTTGAGGAGGGTGAAGAAATGAGCGTTGCTCAAATCCTTCGCAGAGCTGAGGCAAGGGAAGGCAGCAATGTCGTAATCACTGGAGGTGAGCCGTTAATACAGGAAGAATTACCAGAACTCTGCTACGCCCTGCGAGGGATCTGCCCGCATATTACTTTAGAGACAAGCGGGATACTCCCTGCAGATGACCTTGCGGTGGATCTTATGAGCATAAGCCCGAAGCTGAGCAATTCAGTTGGCGATGCAGAAAAATCCGCTGAGTATTTTCATCCGGAGATTATCTCGGAGCTTATAGAGGAGTATTCCTCGCAGATAAAATTTGTAATATCTGATTTGCAGGATGTACTTGAAGCGGGCAGGGCGGTGGAACAGATATCGGCCATCGGAAGGGCTGATCTAATGCTTATGCCTTTGGCTTCTACTCTCGAGGAATACCAAATCAAGGCGTCTGAAGTTGCTCAGTACTGTCTTGGTTTTGGATACACCTTCTGCCCGCGTTTGCAGCTCACCTTGTTTGGCGGCGGAAGAGGGGCTTAAAAGCTCTTATGGCAAGAAAAAGAGTAATAATCGACTGCTACACTGATGAACCTGCCGGTCTTGGAGTGCCTCCGTTTTTAGGAACGCATCCGAGGATAGTTTTCGGAGAACTCAAAGGAAAGGCAGACTGCCTAACTATAGACGACCTGCGAGTGTTTTCGTTAGCTATGAAACTTACCGACAGCAAGCTCGATCCTCCTACAGGCAAAACACGAATCGATCTCTTGAACCGAACCAGAAGCCCTGAAGAGGTTAAAAAACTGCTAAGCTCTGCTGACCAGATTATTGCAGTTGCAGGCCTTCAGACTCCCGGTAAATATCTTGCCGCTCAGCCTGCCGGTCTTAAGGAAATCTCGAGGCTGCTGAAACCTTCCAAAGCCACCAAAATCCTCACAGGCCCAGCGGCCTCCGTTGGTACTCAACAGATGGGCGGTTTTGCTGCTGAGATGCCTGAGAGCGGAATATTCAATCATATTCGAGAATACAATTTTGATAATTACGAAGATATGCAGGCCTCTTTTATGAAAGGGGCGGGGCTTCTCAAACAGATACCGTCGGAAAGAATTATCGAGATTGAAACCGGCAGGGGGTGTTCCCGTCGGAGCGGCTGTTCATTTTGCACAGAGCCTCTCAAGCAAAAACTCTCATGGAGAAGCCCGGAGCTGATTATCGAAGAGGTTAAAGAATTAAACGATAACGGGGCTTCACGTTTCAGACTCGGCAAGCAGTCGTGCATATACAGCTATATGAATTCAGATCCCGAAAAAATTGAGCAGCTCCTTTCGGGCATAAAAGCACTTAAGCCTTCGGTTTTCCATATTGACAATGCCAATCCGGCTTTTGTAAATAAAGAGCTTACCGAGCTGTTCGTTAAATATCTCACGCCCGGAAGCACCGCAGCAATGGGAGCGGAAACATTCGATCCGGAGGTTTGCCGGCTAAATAACCTAAACAGTTCACCAGAGAACACGTTCAGAGCGGCAGAGATTATAAATCAGAGCGGGCGGATTTATGGAGATAACGGTATGCCTGCATTGCTTCCCGGTATAAACATTCTGCTCGGCCTTGAAGGTGAAACGGAACGTACTCTTGAGCTGAATCTCCTGACGCTGAAAAATATGCTCGAGAAGGATCTGTTCGTTCGCAGGATAAATATAAGGCAGGTTGTCCCGTTCCCCGGTACAATGCTTTATGAAAGGGCGGGGGACAAATATCTGCGAAAAAACAAACACCTGTACTCCGCGTGGGCTCGCAGGGTTCGAGAAGAGATAGACCTGCCGATGCTCAAGAGGATATTCCCCGAAGGACATAAATTATACGGTCTGCTTGCTGAAACCCACGAGGGAAACGTAACTTTCCTGCGTCATCTGGGCAGCTATCCGATCATCGTAGGCATAAGGCAGAGATTACAGCTCGGTCGGTTTTACGATGCTAAAATTACCGGCCATATGCTCAGAAGTCTCACCGGAGAGCTTATTTAGACTGCTGTCTCTGCCTGCATTCGCTATTAGGTATTAGAACGCTTTTTCTGCGGGTCAGCTTTTGCAGTTTCAAAGCGTCTTACTGCTGCTGGGCTGCTGAGCTTTTAGCGTTTCTGTCTTTTTGAGTCTTCTGATTAGCTGGGTTTTTCGGGCTTATGCTCTGGTTTTTAACCACCTCAGAAGCGGTTTTGATAAACCCTGAAATATCCGCAAGGTCGCTTGGTATTATCATAGTATTGTTAGTTTTGGCAAGCCGGCCGAATTCGCCGATGTACTGCTCAGCAATGCGAAGATTAACCGCATCAGCTCCGCCGGGCTCGTTTATAGCGGTAGAAATCATCTTGAGGCCTTCGGATGTGGCCTTGGCAACAAGCTTGATCTCTGAGGCCCTTCCCGCTGCCTCATTGATCCGCTTCATTTTCTCGCCTTCACTGAGGCTTATAGACTCCTGCTTAACGCCTTCAGCTCGGTTGATCTTTGCCTGTCTCTGCCCTTCGGATTCGGCTATCATAGCCCTCTTCTCACGCTCAGCACGCATTTGTTTTTCCATTGCATCCTTGATGCTCTGGGGCGGGATAATATTTTTTACTTCATATCTTGTTACCTTAACGCCCCAAGGATCTGAAGCATTATCAACAGCATCAACAATTGTCTGATTTATCTCCTCCCGAACCTCGAAAGTTTTGTCGAGTTCGAGTTTGCCTATAACGCTTCTCATAGTTGTCTGAGCGAGCTGGATTGAGGCAAAATGATAATTGTCAATTCCGTAAGATGCTTTCACCGCATCGATAACACGAAGATAAAGTACGCCGTCAACCTCAACGGAAATGTTGTCTTTGGTAATACACTGCTGAGGGGGAACATCAATTGCCTGTTCCTTGAGCGTATGTTTATAGGCCACCTTGTCGATAAACGGGATAAGAATATGAAAGCCTGCGCTGAGTGTTTTTTTGTATTTTCCGAGGGTTTCAATTAGAAATGCAGTTTTCTGAGGAACCACCCGTGCTGTTTTGATAAGTGCAATAACAACCAGAATCCCAAAGAGAAATGCAATGATTCCGCCTACTGATATTTCTGCTATGATAATTGAACCTGACATTTAAGCTTTCTCCTGTAAAAAACTATTTGCCTGCCTTTTTAACAATTAGAGTAAGGTTTTTGTGAGAGATTATCTCAGCATATTCACCTTCTTTTATCCTCTCGCTGCTCTCAGCATTCCACACACTTCCCTGAAACTCAACTTTGCCAATCAGTCCTGGTTTTATTTCCTTGGAAACCTTTACAGTTTTGCCGGTAAAATCGTCTTCATTAAAGTCGTTGAGGCCGCCGCTTTGCTGGTCGCCGTAGAACATACGCTTGGCATATTTTCTCAGAAAAATAAGGCTCAAAACTGAAAACGCTGTAAACATTATCATTTGAGCAGTGAAGCCTACGGTAACAAATCCGGATACCAGCTGAGTGATTATTGCTGTAAGGATTGCACCTATTCCGAAAAACACTACGATAAAACCAGGGAAGGAAAATTCAAGAAAAATCAGAACTATTCCAGCTACCATCCAGAGGAAAAAGGGGTCTGTAAAATTGCTGAGCCAATCCACTTTTTATACCTTTAGAATAAAAATCAATCTTTATCTGCATGCAATATTAACATAAGGCCAAACAAATATCTATAAAAATTCTAATTTTTTCGTGCATTTTTTGCTGTAAAAATAGACCAATGAATGTCCTCTATTATCA is a window encoding:
- a CDS encoding NfeD family protein, yielding MDWLSNFTDPFFLWMVAGIVLIFLEFSFPGFIVVFFGIGAILTAIITQLVSGFVTVGFTAQMIMFTAFSVLSLIFLRKYAKRMFYGDQQSGGLNDFNEDDFTGKTVKVSKEIKPGLIGKVEFQGSVWNAESSERIKEGEYAEIISHKNLTLIVKKAGK